The nucleotide sequence GGCTCCCCAACTAATAACACCAGAATGTTTTAGAATGCTTGGAATGGCAATGTTTCTAATAGTTGAGAATCTAGTCAAGAACTTAGCTAAATTCACCTAGCTGCTCTATAATTCATCAGACCACAAAACAAAAAGTTAAATGATTAATAACCTTGGCTCGGTAtacaatcttatctttttttcttcttaaattatttttcaattaatgCTTGAATAATAACAATTTACCTGCTATCAGATTCAGAAAATACAGAACAACCATTAGACCCTGCAAAGAACAGCAGAGGCATTGGGAGTAGCACATATGTTATAGCTGCAAGAGATCAAAACACCAAATGTAATAACAAACCAGGAATGTTCGGTCACATTAACATCTCATTCCCTTAAATCTTCAAGAAATAAATACAGAGATGCTTTATCTCACCACTTAGCATCGACCACCAATTATTATACAAAGCACATGCTTATCACATAACACATATGCAACTAGGTAAGCAACAATTACTTTGTTACCAATAAGATGTGATGCATTTATTAACAATGAGAAGAACACGGACCAAAATTTTCAAGACAATTTCCCCAGAGACTAAGATTGCCAAAAAGGCAAGTTTTCCCGTGCTCAGGCAAGAACGCAAATATCCTGGTCAGTCTGCCATCTCCAACTTACCTCATGTTACACAGAAAAAAGGGCTGGAGCAAGAAATCTCATTACCATAATTCTATATAGATATTAAATCAGAAAAAAATACTAAATCAAAACCAATTCTAATTTCTAACAAAGCTGTCATAGATAAGATGAAGGTGTAAACCAACCACACTGATATTCAAAAGTTTGGTTTTATTCTATCACAGTGCCTGCTGCATAAACACAGAAAAAGAAAATCTAGTGATTTGAGATCAGCATCAGGTAAGTCCAATGCAATATTAAAACAACaaaaacagcagcagcaacaGCTATGTAAATTAATGACATAACGAAGAGAACAAAGGCCATATTTTTTATGAGATAGCTAAAATGCAATATGATTTCAAACCTAATTCACCTAATAGACATTACATTGTTTCAATCACAATTTGCCATACAAGATATCACTTCTCTTTATTATTGAACAAGTGAATGACATTTCCACACCTTTTCACAAACAAGCCTTTGCATATCTGAAATGGTTTAAACATATAATAGTACCTAAAAGTAAAAAACACAATCCCacgtattatttttattttcattttgagaTCACGACTATTTTTAGATTATTGAAACTCTAAAACCAGCGATCAACAGTAATACGAATTGAGAATGATTTCCTGTTCATGTTCCAGAAATATACATCAATGAGtatttcaattgaattatgtagTGTTGTTGTGATATAATTAATatgacaaaaacaaaaaagagacACTGCTTtagaaacaaaaatataattgaatGTTAGTAAAATTTAGATAGTAATTTTGCAGCTTTAGTACCACTTGTGTGTGCATGCTAGATCTGTCGAATCCTTTATTTCTCACATAAAATTGACACAAGTTTATTCGTAAGCCATAACAATATGACTTCAAAGAGAATTGAAAATTAATGTATAATattcagaaaaataaataagCGAGACTTTGAAGAACAAAATCAAAAGCTTAAAGGACAACTGCACATTTGAATTAAACAAAGAGTACGTAAGCAATTAAAGGAGATTAAAACACATAAAGGGGCAATTAACAATAAAATATATCGTATACAAGAGATATGGTGAAAATGATACCTAATAGAAAATTAGGTTGCGACGGCAGGAGAAGCGAGTTGCGCGGCGGCGGGGAAGCGGGTTGCGCGGCATCAGGGGAAGCTGGTTGCGGCGACAGCTGAAGCGAACGTGAGAGACTGCggagggagagaaagagaaaatagCAACGATGATTGAAAGAGGGAGAAAATTCTAACAGAACAAATGTCTCACCACTACTTTGAatctgaaatttaaaaaaaaaaagaaaagtgtgtaaaaaaataattaaaagggttaatatttaattattggtttttccaaaaataaaaaatggagttctttttataattattttaatgttgACTAATGATACGTGGGAGTAAAGAATCCATTGCCTATATATATTAGTAGTAGATATTGAATTTATAGAAACCATGGTCCAACATTGATGGTTAAGATTTTGGAGACAAATCTACTTATTTTAGACATCAAATCGAAACTTCACTCCTCAAAATTGTGTTAATTAACATTAAAAACAAAATGACAAGGTAGATTCTTCACTTGAGGCAAAACCTAGACACGTATACATAAGTGTAGTCAGTGTATCTGGTATATAGTGGGCGAGTCCCTTGAAAcagagaaaacaaagaaaaacccAAAGCGGCGAGTTGAAACTTAGTTGAAAACCCCAAACCTGAAACCTAACGCTAGCAGCATCAGCGTGCCCTCGGTATTCCAAATCTAGGCCCTAGCATTATACATTATACAATCGAAGGTATAAATAAATTAGAGAAGGGCATTGGAATTGGATCTGAATAAGAGAGGAGAGTGATGGGGATAGAAGAAGAGAGTGGGGCGTCGCTGCCCGGCGGGCAGGacgggaagaaaagaagagttacGTACTTCTACGAACCCAGCATCGGAGACTACTACTACGGTCAGGGTCACCCAATGAAGCCACACCGAATCCGGATGGCTCACAACCTCATCGTTCACTACTCCCTCCACCGCCGCATGGAGATCAACCGCCCTTTCCCCGCCGCCCCCGACGATATCAGGCGTTTTCACTCCGATGACTACGTCGACTTCCTCGCCTCCGTCTCCCCCGACACCCTCGCTGACCCCGCCTTCTCCCGCCACCTCAAGCGCTTCAACGTCGGGGAGGACTGTCCTGTTTTCGATGGATTGTTCCCCTTCTGCCAGGCCTCCGCCGGCGGCTCTATCGGCGCCGCCGTCAAGCTCAACCGCCAGGACGCTGATATCGCTGTCAATTGGGCTGGTGGCCTCCACCATGCTAAGAAGTCCGAAGCCTCTGGATTCTGTTACGTCAACGACATTGTCCTCGGTATTCTCGAGCTTCTCAAATATCACAGGGTAACCAACACTCTCTTCTTCACTTCACATGCTTATTTCTTTGCTTGTGTTGAACAATTATACatggattttaattttaatttactaccTAACCATGATTTTGCAACACCTGTTACTTGAGGAATGAAACTTATTTTCCAcacttgttattttattttattttatttttaccgtTTGGGGCATTTCGTTAAGGGTTTAGGGCCATTTCCTTTGGGCACTGGTCAACAATTTTTTTGATTAATTGTTGGTACAATTTCgggtttaaaactttaaatgGTGGTTACAGGTGAAATATTTTCCGTGGCGAACCCTGATATTGTATGTCTCACGGTTTAAAACATTTGAATTATGAGCTAAGCAAGCTTCTCATGAATTGTAGACGCATTTATGTTGTGTTTCTGAACTCCATTTATGGCCAGTGTTGATGGTCTAGGACTGGCTTATCCAATCAAGCATTGGAAACGTGGCCGTTCCACGAGACCGTGTACATTTCCATTCTGATTTTGATTCCACAGTAATCACTTCTGCACATCAACTGTGGTTACTAAAAAGAAAAACATTCCACAGTATTGGGAGGCTGTACTTTTAATGCTTGTTGGACATGTGGTTACAGCTACGATTTGCTCTGCTCCTTTTTACTTATCCTATTCGGTTTTAAATTACACAACATTATACCTTTTTCTTATTCGCAGCATTTCTTCTTGTTAAATTTCAAACTACATTTTTACTTGTACAGAAACTCAGTGTCTTCTAAAGTTGTAATATAGATGCTTGTTTTGTTATTGTGTTTCTTTTTTACTGAATATATTTTCTCACCAtctgtttttatgttttttaCCAGCGTGTATTGTATGTTGATATTGATGTTCACCATGGTGATGGTGTTGAGGAGGCCTTTTATACAACTGATAGGGTAATGACGGTGTCTTTTCACAAGTTTGGGGACTTTTTCCCTGGGACTGGACACATTAAAGACGTTGGTGTTGGCTCAGGAAAGAATTATGCTATCAATGTCCCGTTAAATGATGGAATGGATGATGAGAGTTTCCGGGCTCTGTTTCGACCTATCATTCAAAAAGTCATGGAAGTTTATCAACCTGATGCCGTCGTTCTTCAATGTGGAGCTGATTCTTTGTCTGGCGACAGGTTGGGTTGCTTCAATTTGTCTGTGAAAGGTCATGCAGATTGCCTTCGCTTCCTTAGATCTTTCAATGTTCCTCTAATGGTGTTGGGTGGGGGAGGATATACAATTCGGAACGTTGCTCGTTGTTGGTGTTATGaggttctttctttctcttcttgggAAGAATTATGAATAAGGCACTTTTGCACTAATTTAATGTACTTATTTTATTACATGCTCTTTCGTTGTTTTAGACAGCAGTCGCAGTAGGAGTGGAGCCTGATAATAAGTTACCTTATAATGAATATTATGAGTATTTTGGCCCAGATTATACTCTTCATGTGGATCCAAGCAACATGGAGAATCTAAACACGGCCAAGGATATGGAAAAAATAAGGTGTGTTTACTATCAATTTGTTTTTGGCTTTATTTTTctgatttcaattttatttttcataattattgAAACAAAGGACATGATATTTATGAACTCAATTACTTTAATGCATTAATTTCTGCTGTATCTAAAGTCGTATCATTTTCATAAATGACGATGTTTCACAAAATCTTATAAATAGTTGCGTGGCCATGCTATGGTGGTTGTCATAATTGCTGCATTCTTGTCAAATATGAAATCATATTGTATTATCTTTTGCTTAATATATTTGTCAAAGCCAAAGTTGTGGCCTCTGTATATGTTAGAGGACACTGGCCAGGGACCAAACCATATCAAAGTTTAAGCTTCCATCATTTCGCTACTTAGAATGCTGTTTCATTCTTTCAACATGGAGCTTCATGTATGTGACTTTGTTGTCATGTTTGAATGAGAGATTTGCCTTTTGTTCTCATGTTTGAATGAGAGATTTGCCTTTTGTTCTCATGCACATGTTAATTTTCTGCTCAGGTTGATTGCTTGAATTCCCATGATGCAAAATGGAGTTCAAAAGAAAGGCCATAAATCGTtccagaaaacaaaataaaagagttAAAGAAAAAGCCCATACATAATATTAAATGCAATCACTTTAATGTGTTACATATGCTGCATACAAATCACGGAATTTTCTCAAATGATGATGACTGGTTGCATAGACATGCTTTGCACCTTGAATGTTGTTTTTTATGTTGTGAAGAGATATCAGATTACCTGGACTTAAATATTTATGTGCACTTTGGGCAGCATGGAAGTTGTTCCTCTAATCCTCTATGTGCTACTGTCTCTCATGTATTTTGAATGCGTTTCAATCTGTCCAACATGGACTTTGTGTATGTGATCATTTTTTAAATGAGTGATTTTCCTTTTCATTATCGTGTCATGGGTTTTACCTTGCTTCTGGAGTTGCTTGCATTCCCATGAAGTAAATGTTGACCGAATTTTCTTACCTTCTATTTGATCTTCCAGGAACACACTACTAGAACAGATTTCCAGGCTTCCACATGCTCCCAGTGTTCCTTTTCAGACAACACCATCAACCATACCAGTTCCAGAAGTGGTTTGTGCTTTGTAAAGTTGCAGTTATTGTCCTTTATCCTTGTCATTTTCCACTTTTTGTTTGACGTATTAATTATGGATTCAGGCAGAAGAGGACATGGAGAGAAGACCAAAACCTCGCATATGGAGTGGTGATGATTATGATTCTGATCATGATGAAGACGAAAAGGCTAATATAAAGTCCTCAAACTTAAATGACTATATGAGGTATCAGTTATGTATTTGATTAAAACTTGAGCACAAAACCATTTAGTATATTAGTCCCTTTTGCTACATGGGCATGTTTTGGGACAGGTTAGATCCCTAAAGTCAATAAGTTTATAAAATGTCATCCTTCAATTGTTTGTTGGACTGAAGTTATTGATCCAAAGATAGTTAACCACTCATAACTTGCTTTACAAATTTTCTTACTTTAGAGTATATATAGTTGCATACTCATCTTTAGAGACAAAAATCTGTGATTACATCCTTAGGGTATGCAATCACAGCTTTATGCAAAATTCTTCTAGCCATTCTAAATTAATTTAGTACTTGTTTTGTTCTTTGCTGACATACTAAGAAACAAACATGCCACTCTTTGCAGCAGGGATGTTACAGATGATATGGAAGAGGAGAAACCGGTGCCTCCACCACATGGATGCTGCTGATACATAGAAAAGAGCCTATTGTACCAACATGTTTATATTGTATGAACGTGAATGATGGCAATTAGGGGTGGAGGCCATTACTGTGAGTTACATGATTGCAATAGCAACTCTTGATAAAGCGAATAGTAGTATTTATCATTGATGACATTGTGCAGATATATTTTTTTGCTTTAGTCTGCTTGGTGGTAATTTTGGCCCCTTTGGGTCATAAAATGAGGTTCCCGTATAATTGCTTAAATACCCTGTTTCTAATTTTGTATATTTACAACGAGGTAGCCGGTCATTTTGAGTACAATGCTTAGAAAATGTTTCCTTGTAGCATTATTTCTCACGTTTCTCGTGATTATTTTAAATGCACTTTTTTCGCTCAAGTGGAAAAGCattgtatatataattatatagagTACTTTCGCTATATATTCAAGTTTTTTTTGGCAATTAAGTCCAACCAAGTTGATTTAAACTTAACGAAAACTAGTTTCATTAGCGAGAGCGTCTTAAGATGCACCTACAAAACCAAATTTGTATCTTGCGCTTCTTTgcattcttttttgttttttgcgTTTCTTCCTCATCGTCGTTCTTTTATTCTTGAGGCTGTTACTTCTTTTATTCTTGAGGCTGTTACtgcattttagtttttctttttctcttcgtaATTTtcagcattatgtattttttcttttttatgtttttatttttattaagtgggtaaaattactaaaataagaattatgagaaggtggaacaaggagaagatgaacaagaaaagaagatgatgatggagaTGAGAATGGGtaggagttttgaattatgcagtacTTATTAAAAAATAGTATCGAAAGTTTTTAACCGTGACATTAAGTTTCCTAATTTTGACACCGAAATTTCTTAATCGTTACATAGAAATATCTTAATTGTGTAATTTCCAACTAaatgatttatttttcttatcattgaaCAAGTAGGGTGGTGTTTCGAGGGCTACCTGAAACAGTGATTTGGGTTTGAACGTGAGGTCTAGACTCTTTCTGAGGCAGCATCCGACTTGTGCTAGTGCTGAGGTGCCGTCGTCtaagttcctcgtgaggaggtggggggtggtacctgcaagagactcctatgcttaagttagcaagggctttaggtaggtttttagtagattggggCGTAAATATACCTAAAGGGTGTCAGTATATTTATAATAGAATAGGTAACCACCTTTTGGAGTAGTTTCACCTTTAtcggtggataaccgttccctttatcttgggagtttgttaGAGTCTATCTTTTAGTGGAGATAGAGATAGTAGGAGAGATTCGGGGAGACCGTTACCTATTTGGATAAGTAAAACTGGACCTGACCTCTTAAGAGGTTGGGTAAGCTGGAGAGGCCATCCTTTTTGGGTGGGCCTTTTATCCTTATTGGACCTAGCTTCGCCGTGGGTTAgtgtgtgaacagtgcccctgcttgaatCCGAGCTTTCCATGAGGTCAGGTCCAAGCATTCGTGGCTTCAGTTTCTATCATCGGGTACGCTGCCTTCAAGAGGTCAGGCACTCGACgtgtttcaaaattttaaaacgtTGCCTCTTTAATGATATGGCAAACGTTTCGTGGCATTTTCCTAGGAATCCGCACATGGCTTTAAAGAAGTGTGAAATGTCCCTTTTGTCCCTTCTTTCTTATAAAAGCCTCAtctcttccttctttttcgtTTCTGAAACGCTTTGCATTTCATTAGTTCTTTCCTAAAAAAACTCATTTCCTTTATTCTTGCTTCGTAACCGTTTCTCAGTTTCAAGATTTCTCCATCTTGATTCTTTTAAAGATTTCTTGGCACTTTGAAGAGAAATGTTCTGAGTTTTCTTGTTGCTTGACGTGGCTTTTCATTTTAGCATTTCATCAAGGTTGGTgcttttatcctttttttttgggtttttttgtcTTTCGATTGTTCTGAGTACTTCTATTTGCTTGTTTTGGATGATACATTGAGTTAGTGTTTTTGAAATGTTGACGAAGACTtttgcttttcctttttacatTGTCTATATTTGTTGTGTTCTGAAATTTATTGAAAAACTGTTGCTGTTTCGTTACTATGGATCATAATTGTGTTGTTCCCAAATGGTGTTACTTTTTGCTATTTCAGAAGTGTGCCATTTCTAACTCTTGATTTTGCTTGTGAAAAAGAAACCATTTGAAATCGTATATTCCACACTATTTGTTGAAAACCCGATTTCTTTTGTTTGGTGTCCGACTTCTTTATGACGATTTGTTTGTTGCATTTGTAGGTATAGCTTTATGTCTCGATCTGTTATTCACAACATGTTTACCAAAGTCCCCTCTCATGTGACCTGGGTAGATATTTCTGTTCTTACTCCCGTTCCCGTTATTGATAGTGAGTATGCCGAGACCTTCCGTAGGCACCATAGGTTATGTGAAAGTCGGGAGGATGAGAGAAATTACGAAATAGTTGTAGCTGATCCCAAGGAAATGGTATATTTTCTCCCAATAGATAAGTCAGAGTGCCCTTTCTTTTACGCCTATGATTTTTTTTCACTAAGCTATACATTTAGAACCCTTCCTTGATTCATTaccttgaagcaagcttatttactttttttttcacattttctcttttttttttgggtactTTGCGccttgagcctagccatgactttaaatgttttggcTCAAGCTTTGCACGACACGGAAACACCACAACCACTTGATTGGGGAGCTCTTTGAGCTTACAATGTTTCTTTGACATTCTCCCATaagtggtactcagagcctttgtcttctctttcttagggggtgctttgcacctttgagctTAGCTGTGACTCTAAATACTTTATTTTCAAGCATTttcttgatacataagcaccacaagtacttgacttAGGGGGGCTCTTGTAGCTTATTTTCTTTCGATTTCCATAGTCAGAGGTGTTCAGAGCCTTTGGCTTCTCTTTCAACACCctttttgttaattattattaattatattttgctTCTCCAAGGATTTTTTAATGATAAGGATCCCATAATAGTCCTCTAGATTAAGGCCTCAAGCAATTTGGCTCAGTAAATGTTGAACATTTCAATTAGTTTGGCCATCTAAACTCATATTGTCATGCTCTCTATATTTAACTTCTTGTTTCATTTTGTTTCTTTCTTAGCACTTGATCCTCGATTGCTTTATGAAGCAAAGCAAGCACAATTATAATTGTGGATTGTGATGAACGAGTCAGGATAGATACTTTCAATGAATCACAAATGCATTATATAAGATAGAACCAGATAACATATATGCACATAATTAAAAAAGAAGGGGGCAAATAGATTTCAACGACCTTAGTTATCATTGCCATCCTCTTCCTTATCTTCCTCATCATCCTCTTCATAACCTTTTAGGCTATGTAGAGCATAGCCTCCAATACTAAACATAGAATGGTTACTTGACCTCAAGTAAcaaagaaaaatagtagtaatggactgatgagcggatattttatacgctttttagcatcattttcatactgttttagttatgttttgtttaagttttattatgttttcataggttttggtgctaaattcatatttttggattctactttgagttgttgtattttatggtgattttaggtaaattctggctgaaatcaaggagctttggcaaagtctgattcagaggcaaggaaattTGACCTCCGTACACTCAAATgagcatttctagagctacaaaaggtCTAAATGATGCGCTCTTaacggcgttggaaagataacttcaagagctttccagcaatacataATGGTTTATACTGTTCTTTGAAGGAGCCTGCCCATAATGGGCCTCGAACGCCAAGGAGCTACCccctggttggcgttcaactccccaAGGAGACAAGCCaccgttgaacgcccaagaaccACCCCATTCCTGGTGTTCAACACCCACCAAGACACGAGGCAGCGCCAATCACCCCCTAATGGGCGCTCAACGACCATTCCTcaaagttggacgccaagctcagcccaagtactcaaccaaagttGGCCCAAGGATGGATTTTCGCACCTCTAGTCTAGTCTGTCATActtttttgtacttcttagttattagattagtatttaaaggagaagatcacccatgtttagaaTCTTCTGCGTCATCTTTACCTTTTTACATTTTACTTTCTATaaagcatgagcaactaaacctcctaagttagggttaagAGCTctactgattctcatggatttGTTCTATTTTAATACACGTTTAATTCTattctcttgtgcattttcgtttttcatctcatgaattgagggtgacccgtgacaatcatccttgttctacatgggttccgtgtgagtccTTCCCAGATAGCATTGAACCACAAGCTACAGAATGCACTACGGATTCCAAGAGCGTGCTTGGgcgactttggatatgtgacatataatcccgttgACCATGGGTTACTGAGGTTTCTGTGGCTTTAGGGCTAGAGTATGAGAAGCAGCGTTtcctgatccagaagattcgaccttgtctgtggcgttttgagtaggatcgcgaaggggagtggattgcttaggtcttTATTATTTCGTTTATGTTTCttaacaaacaaccatcttttctaatcgcctaactaagatttacaagatatccattgcttgctcaatccaaaaatctccatgggatttgaccctcactcacctcaggtattacttggacgacccggtgtacttgctggttcagttgtgcggagttcaatttcgcacaccaagtttttggtgccgttgccgggaattgttctgAGATTCACAAACTATcggactatcttgttgcttagattaggtactttttaaggTTTATTTGCTCTCttgtttgtgttttttgtttctttcaaaaagatttttcaaaacctttatcTATTTTTgaccatttattttcttttgattttcttgttttgagtCTTACGTgtttcttgtttcttttacaaaaaaaaaaattttcaaaaaccttttcttttctttagtaatcttttttctttgtttgagtcttgtgtcattttttaagtttggtgttttataaaccactattttatggtttatcttatgctaaattgagtggtttttatcaagtctttgcacacttattcataaaattttcatgattttacaaattcttcccaattttgttctatgattgaaaacttgcttcctacgcctttaaattgtatatttttaatgtccttttataccattcgatgccgtgatctgtgtgttaagtgttttcaggctttatagggcaggaatggcttagagggtggaaaggaagcttgcaaaaatggaaagaacacaagaaacaaaggagatgaccagcgaggatcaacgtgcacgcatggctcacgcgtgcgtgtgacTTGGAGCTTTCCacagcgacgcatgcgcgtacttgacgcgtacgcgtgaaaagcgaaattgcatggcgacgcgtgcacgtacctgacgcgtacgcgtgactgacgcgtacacgtgacatgcgccacgtgcagaaatcacagaaaatgctgggggcgattttgagcTGAGGttggacccaattttcggcccagaaacacagactagagccgggggacaagcagagactcaacacacattcacatttacacagttttagtttttctagttttgaatcttaaagagaaaatactacttcctctagggtccTTCATATTCGTAGTTTTAgaattttatgcttttgattttggatcttgagaaaagttactacctccgttgaagtttctatcattctagtttgtttccttattctcttactcttttaatcaccctttaaccctgttcagatatcgATGTTTATGGTTTtgaaatttattaatgcaaagaattatttttacctttaattaattttttgttattattttatttaaatttctatgcctt is from Arachis ipaensis cultivar K30076 chromosome B01, Araip1.1, whole genome shotgun sequence and encodes:
- the LOC107631836 gene encoding histone deacetylase 6 isoform X1 → MGIEEESGASLPGGQDGKKRRVTYFYEPSIGDYYYGQGHPMKPHRIRMAHNLIVHYSLHRRMEINRPFPAAPDDIRRFHSDDYVDFLASVSPDTLADPAFSRHLKRFNVGEDCPVFDGLFPFCQASAGGSIGAAVKLNRQDADIAVNWAGGLHHAKKSEASGFCYVNDIVLGILELLKYHRRVLYVDIDVHHGDGVEEAFYTTDRVMTVSFHKFGDFFPGTGHIKDVGVGSGKNYAINVPLNDGMDDESFRALFRPIIQKVMEVYQPDAVVLQCGADSLSGDRLGCFNLSVKGHADCLRFLRSFNVPLMVLGGGGYTIRNVARCWCYETAVAVGVEPDNKLPYNEYYEYFGPDYTLHVDPSNMENLNTAKDMEKIRNTLLEQISRLPHAPSVPFQTTPSTIPVPEVAEEDMERRPKPRIWSGDDYDSDHDEDEKANIKSSNLNDYMSRDVTDDMEEEKPVPPPHGCC
- the LOC107631836 gene encoding histone deacetylase 6 isoform X2 → MGIEEESGASLPGGQDGKKRRVTYFYEPSIGDYYYGQGHPMKPHRIRMAHNLIVHYSLHRRMEINRPFPAAPDDIRRFHSDDYVDFLASVSPDTLADPAFSRHLKRFNVGEDCPVFDGLFPFCQASAGGSIGAAVKLNRQDADIAVNWAGGLHHAKKSEASGFCYVNDIVLGILELLKYHRRVLYVDIDVHHGDGVEEAFYTTDRVMTVSFHKFGDFFPGTGHIKDVGVGSGKNYAINVPLNDGMDDESFRALFRPIIQKVMEVYQPDAVVLQCGADSLSGDRLGCFNLSVKGHADCLRFLRSFNVPLMVLGGGGYTIRNVARCWCYETAVAVGVEPDNKLPYNEYYEYFGPDYTLHVDPSNMENLNTAKDMEKIRNTLLEQISRLPHAPSVPFQTTPSTIPVPEVAEEDMERRPKPRIWSGDDYDSDHDEDEKANIKSSNLNDYMRDVTDDMEEEKPVPPPHGCC